The window TGTGCTGGGCTCCAGCTGGCACAACTATAGCAGACCCGTCAGTTACCTCGTATTCATTTCCATCAATAATACATTTACCCTGACCCTTCTCAAACCGGAAAAATTGGTCATTGTCTGGATGGACTTCCATTCCAATCTCCTCTTTTGGTTTCAAGCTCATTAAAACCAATTGGCTATGCTTTCCAGTATAAAGCACTTTGCGAAAATTATTGTTTTCCAAAGTATCTTTTTCAATATTTGAATTAAATCCCTTCATAATTCTTTTAAAAAATTAATTATTCCCACAACCTCCGACCATATTTACTATACTTTACTATACCAAAAAATCTCTCATATTCAAAATTGATCAAAAAATCATTTTTTATTCAAATGCCTTATCTCATCTTCAATCAACATCAAGGTTTCTGTTTTTAATGTTTGTCTAATGCTGTTAAATTGTTTCTGAGATAAAAGAAAATTCAAATCTTGATTAATTATTTTTTGAGTAATTTTTTTACTAATAAATATTTTAAGTTCCTGCAAATAAGCAAGGGCTGATTTGTTTGTCCTCTCTCTAATGATTTCTTTCCCGTAGTCAAACCCATGAGAAAGAAAAAAATGGATGTCGTACACATCACGACCAGCAATAGTTTTTCTTTTTTTATATCTATCTGTTATGGCTACTAATTTGTTAGCGACAATACTTTCCCTTGTCTGACAAATAGCCATTCTGTCGATGTCTTTCAAATATTGATGCTGGTAATTAATTGTTTTAAAAGAGCTGTCAAGAATCTCTAATTTAATAGTGTTTCTTTGGCCTTCGGCCGCCTCATATAAAAGAAAAAACTGCAAAGCATTTTTGCTCTCATCTTTAATTTTCAAGTTTAAATCATCAAAAATTTTATGAAGCTTCTTCCTAAGTTTATTTTTATTAGACCCATTTTTTAAATCAAAATCCAAGTCAACTGAAAACCTATCTAAAAAACCCAACATTGCTGAACAGGTTCCGCCTTTAAAAAAAATACTTGAAGCTATCTCTGGGTCGTCCAGCAACCTTATCAAAAGACGATACAATTGAGCTTTATAATATGCCCTTTGTTGACTAATATTAATCATATATAACCAATTTCTTTTTGAATACTTTTAACTTTTGGCCAATCAATTAAATTGAAAGCATCAAAATGATAATTGGGGTTAAAATAAAGCAAATCAGCCACTGCCCTTTCTGGACTGGCTTGGCTTATGCCATTTTTTTCTACAATACCTGTTTTATTGAACAGAAACTTATCTTTTACTTGTCTTGATATATAACAAATATTATTTACCTCAAACCTTTTAGATTTGTCAGAAATCAAAGTGAAACAAGGAATGTCTTGAGATATAATGCCGTGCTCGCTCAAAATAGTTTCTGTTGAAATATAGGCGAAAGAATGCAAGAAG is drawn from Patescibacteria group bacterium and contains these coding sequences:
- a CDS encoding cupin domain-containing protein is translated as MKGFNSNIEKDTLENNNFRKVLYTGKHSQLVLMSLKPKEEIGMEVHPDNDQFFRFEKGQGKCIIDGNEYEVTDGSAIVVPAGAQHNIINISDSEELNLYTIYSPAHHKDGIIRATKEEAESNEAEFDGITSE
- a CDS encoding nucleotidyl transferase AbiEii/AbiGii toxin family protein, which produces MINISQQRAYYKAQLYRLLIRLLDDPEIASSIFFKGGTCSAMLGFLDRFSVDLDFDLKNGSNKNKLRKKLHKIFDDLNLKIKDESKNALQFFLLYEAAEGQRNTIKLEILDSSFKTINYQHQYLKDIDRMAICQTRESIVANKLVAITDRYKKRKTIAGRDVYDIHFFLSHGFDYGKEIIRERTNKSALAYLQELKIFISKKITQKIINQDLNFLLSQKQFNSIRQTLKTETLMLIEDEIRHLNKK